One genomic segment of Flavobacteriaceae bacterium includes these proteins:
- a CDS encoding tyrosine-type recombinase/integrase, with translation MMTFKDYLHKEDYAKTTIESYSRNLLKFTDWCSYQNYDAQIIDYKSCIEYVGHIQKQRKGKSVSKSTVRSEIGALKIYFNYLVETEIRFENPIQNIHIRGERRTVNHNLLDFDELEDLYYSYQTENIVFPNCPSVSIRNKIITGFMVYQGLNATALKTLRYEHLDMSKGTIYIPSTRKTNSRTLSLQSQQILPLWRYLEKDREVLQEKIDCHTQGLFPVKGDRFFLNDRLFFELRKLNHKVKNAKQIRASVITYWLSQHNIREVQYMAGHRYISSTERYQQDDLENLHELIESLHPIS, from the coding sequence ATGATGACATTTAAAGATTATTTACATAAAGAAGATTACGCCAAAACGACAATAGAATCTTACTCTCGCAATCTATTAAAGTTTACCGATTGGTGTAGCTACCAAAATTATGATGCCCAAATCATAGACTATAAATCTTGTATTGAATATGTAGGACATATTCAGAAACAAAGAAAAGGGAAGTCCGTTTCTAAAAGCACCGTCAGAAGTGAAATCGGAGCATTAAAAATCTACTTCAATTATCTAGTTGAAACTGAAATACGTTTTGAAAATCCTATTCAAAATATCCACATAAGAGGTGAGCGAAGAACGGTCAATCACAACCTTTTAGATTTTGACGAACTGGAGGATTTATACTACTCATATCAAACTGAAAATATTGTATTCCCGAATTGTCCGTCGGTTTCAATTCGCAATAAAATTATTACAGGTTTTATGGTGTATCAAGGACTTAATGCTACAGCATTAAAAACACTTCGTTATGAACATTTAGATATGAGTAAAGGCACCATTTACATTCCTTCTACTCGTAAAACCAACAGTAGAACCTTATCGCTACAATCCCAACAAATACTGCCCCTGTGGCGTTATCTTGAAAAGGACAGGGAAGTGTTGCAAGAAAAAATAGATTGCCACACACAGGGCTTATTTCCCGTTAAAGGCGATAGATTTTTCCTAAATGACCGTTTGTTTTTTGAACTTCGTAAACTCAACCACAAAGTTAAAAATGCAAAGCAAATAAGAGCATCAGTCATCACTTATTGGTTAAGCCAACACAATATCCGAGAAGTGCAGTATATGGCAGGGCATCGTTATATTTCTTCTACAGAACGCTATCAACAGGATGACTTAGAAAATCTTCATGAACTTATTGAGAGTTTGCATCCTATTTCGTGA